From the Papaver somniferum cultivar HN1 chromosome 2, ASM357369v1, whole genome shotgun sequence genome, the window cacaagttgtaaatccaacctttggttgttgattgaaattgattgatccttgagcattggtctttggtaccgttcaaggtaTTTCTCTTATATCCAATCTGGCTCGcgaatccttattttcttgattacggattgaatatagaaattgagatataactctttgatataatttttagtaagattgagtctgattgtctagttgattctcttgaaagtatattggagttagtccatacagattgctaagcgaagtattgggagaggttgttagacccccgctttttcacttattaCTAATGAGTGTGTTGACAGTAGGTTCAAAGATAAAAAACCAGGTATTTTATGCAAGATAGATATGAAAAAAGCATTCGACAATGTCAATTGGAGTGCTCTTTTTAATATTCTAAGAAGACATGGTTTTGGCGATAAATGGCTTTCATGGATGCAATGGTGTATTTCCTCCGTTCATCTCTTTGATCTAGTTAATGGATCTTCTACTGAAAAATTCAAGCCAGCCAAAGGATTACGACAAGGCGACTCCCTTTCACCTTATCTTTTTCTTCTAGTGGTGGAAGTGCTCTCAAAACTTATGAATGATGCAGTTCAAAGAGATCAACTTCACGGCTTTCAAGTAGTAGGTACTTGTGAAGTCATATATCTCATCTTCAATTTTCTGACGATCACTCATTTTTATCGATGCAAAAGAAGAGGAGGTAAATAGACTTTTTATAATTCTTACTATTTTTGAATAACTGACCGGCATGAGATTGAACCCAGAGAAGAGTGCAATGTCACTATAGGGGAGGACCAAGTTATCTCTTCACTGGCTAAAGAATTGGGGTGTAAAACTGAAGCTCTGCCTATAAAATACTTAGGCCTTCCCATTGGTGCTAGCTCTAGAAGTCTTTCCGTTTGGGACTCGGTTCTAAAAAGAATGGAAGTGAGACTTGtttcttggaagaagaagtttctAAACAGAACCCGCAGATTGGCTCTTATAAAGGGATGTCTCCCAAGCTTAGCCAtctactttgtcttttttccacCTCCCTGTGATAAAGTTGATGCGAAACTTTCTTTGGGGTGCAGTGGTGGATAAAAAAAAGATGGCTTGGGTGAACTGGACCAAGGTCAGTCTTTTGAAAAAGAACAGTGGGTTAGGTATTAAGAATCTAAGGTTAACTAATAAATCCATTCTTCCCAAATGGTCGTGGAGGTATGCGACGCAAAGAAGTACTCCGTGGAGAAACATTGCTCAACAGAAAGGTATGGTAAACAAAAACATTGCTTTGCCTGCTGACAATATCACTGTGCAAGGAAATATTTTAAGGAGGAACATCACAAGGATGGTGCCAGAAATTCAAAGATTTGTTACTTTTAAAATTAATGACGGTAAgaacatcatattttggtttgatcATTGGACTGATAGGGGAAGTATCAAGGACATGTTCCCTGTCATTTTCAAAGCCTGTAAACACAAACAAGCAACTATCTCGGAGATGATTAGAGACGGAAGTTGGCAGGGTAACTTCAAAGCAAATTTGAATCAGAATGAGCAAATGGAGTGGGATATCCTTCTTAGAGATTTAGGTCATGTTCCTACTTTAGTAGACGAGGATGATGATGTGCACTTCGTGGAGAATGTTTGCCCTAAATCTTGTTACAATGCAACTATAATCATCTTTTGTGGCTGAAAGGAATTCCAAACAAAGTAAGTTTGTTGCTTTGGGAAGCTTTTAACAATTCTCTTCCTATAAGGAAAATGCTTCGACGACGTGGAGTTGATCTGGAGTCAGAAATGTGTGTTTTCTGCAATCGGGAACGAGAGACAGCTGAACATTTGCTGCTACATTGCACTTTCGCGTTTGAGGTTTGGGACTTATTTATTAAAGCCTTCCATATTGCATGGCCTATGCCATCGTCGATTCTGCAACTCTTTATTGCTTGGGACTGGAACGTATTGGATGGAAGATGTAAAACTATACGGTCATTAACTCACTACGCCATAGTTTGGAATCTTTGGAATGCTAGGAACAACAGGGTCTTTGGGTGTATGATTCGTTCAGTAGAGGAGATTATCATTATGGTTATACAGACGCTAGTTCTTTGGGATTGCGACAAAGATCTGTTCAAGTTTGTCGATGCAAACTCAGTCTTACAACTAGGAAATAATTTTGCATATGTAGTTTATTGTGTCTGTCTCTTGTAACTTCTGATACTTCAGGCTCTGCTTGTTTTTTTCTTAATACAACCTTtccttttcgaaaaaaaaaatatttatcctAAAACTTATGGCCATAGCAGACTGCCCTTTATATTGAGGGAGAGAACTATAATCCAAAGGAAAGCAATAATGATAAGCCACTAAAATAAGGTAACATCCACCCACAACGAATGCgaatacaaagaaaagaaaatattttgcatAATTCCACAAGACATGGTGACAACAACTCTATAAAATGACATGAATTAAAGTCTgcaggcatccaactcaaaatcaattgacaATAAGTAGAGTAGCTCCACACCTTATATGGACCGCTGTATGGTTGCCCTATCTGCTTGGGTCTTACTGAGTCTCACGTCTCATACAGGGCTTGGCTGTGatacggacatccaactcaacaccaattgacaatgagtggagaggcccttctatattatattttaagtttatttGGGGGACATTAACagtgtgggactattatcctcaACACGcaccctcacgtgtagcctcgttgggtctaacacgtggacctacgttgTGTGGTGACCGTTAGGCCTACTCACAcacgggcctagctctgataccaaattaaaGTCTgcaggcatccaactcaaaaccaattggaaatgagtggagaggcccttctatattatattttaagtttattaaGGGGACATTAACagtgtgggactattatcctcaACATCTCTGTCACACTTTGTAAGATTTACAAAAGGTAAATGTCACAGTTAAGTGTTACTGAAGAATTGTTACAGAAGCGTGACAGAAGAAAAAGTCACAGTTTGTGACAGTAGGCGTGACAAAAAGTGTTATAACAATGGAGAAGTGTGACAGTTTTCTGGCAGAGGCGTTGCAGAAAGCAAATTTGTTTTTTGAAGGTGAAGAAGCTTTGGGAAAGTGGTTGATTCAAAGGGTTAAGTTGTGGATTTGAAATATACGCAACAGAAGATCAAAGTTGGTATTGCAGTCAGGAATGACTGGTACAGTTTGATTAAGGTGATTGAATTCAGAAACTTAGAATGACAAGGTATGTTGGGTGGttatgtttgagcttaagggaggatggtATCATGTTAACCTCAAACATGGTGAtcgaagagtttgtggcagaaacttggaaatcttacaaagtgtggcagactttgtgatAGTTATTGTTTGTGGCAGAAgcgtaacaagagaaagattgtgagagaatcatgaggaaacaaaaaaaaataaaaaaaaattgaagaaacaaaaacaataagGCTGTGAAGAAAGAGAAATAATCACCAGGTGGTGATGGGACAGTAAAGAGAGACAGAGTTGGAtgtccgtattctaacatggtattagagcaggctatttgcgacgagtctttgaccgcgcctttactccgcgtcacccgatttattgttccacgtgttagacccaacgaggctacacgtgagggggcgtgttgagatcaTTAGTCCCgcatggttgggttatttaagatcctgcggtttataatctcttaggacctctccactcattgccaattggttttgagttggatgcccgtattctaacaacaTGTGTCCTCCTTATTAGTGCATCAAAACCGAACCCCTCGTGGACTGTGCATCCCCAATAGGAAAGAACAAGTTCTTTGGATTTTTCTTCTATCCTATCATCCCTCGGCAGTGGCTTTTGTAAGAGAAGTGAACGTAACTTGAGGACACAATAGTGAGGATCCTAGCTCAGCCTTAAATGAGTTGTACCGGATAAATAACTCCACCACCAAAAGACTTGAAAGAAACTCCACAAAATTCTTCCATGCACAAAGTTTGTTGTCCATTGACTACACGACATACTTCAAGAGTTTCtctccctcaactcctacaaacCTGTCCGCTACAAATTCTTCAGCTCTCTCAAAGACCTTAGGATCTTTGGTCACAATTGGCATATACCCGAACAACATCTCCCCCTGTTTAACTTGAAACGCTGATTCATGTTTCTCTATTACCAAGTCTGTCTTGGCTTTAGCATACTGGAACGGTGTTGCTGGATCTAACCTCAGAACTTCGTAAATCACTGACTTCACCAGTGGAATCTCTTATATTGCTTTCATCGTCACCTTTCCTTCATTGGACTTCACTGCTGATCTTATATCATATATTAACTGCTTTTGTATCTTTAAATCTAAGCGACTGAtccttttttttgatgtttgggaaatGAGCCTTCATCCCAGTGAAGGCATTAAAACGCACAAAAAGGAGAAGATTATGGCAGACTTCGTCTCTTTTTATACCCATCTTCTCACCTTGATCGAGAATCCCACATGCATTTGTGTAGAAGAAATTGTATAGCTCCTGATAACCGCGCTTTAGCAAACACGGAGGCAGACGAAAGGTGTGCAAGAGAGGATCTTCTAGAAAACAAGGTAAGCTTACTGGGGCAATCGGAGCTACTATGAACAAAAACCATGGAAGGATTTTCGATGGTGCTCCGTCACCGAACTCTGTGTTAGTTGGGTTTGTTGAGAGCCAGGAACGAGCTAGGAAGTTAAAACACGCCTTTTCATTTAGACCACCAGTTGGAGCATCAAAGTTTACCTTACATTTGGAAGCAAGTTTACTCTCAAGAGTGTCAAACAATTCACCAAAACTTGTTCTAAAATCTGGGATGATATATTCACTTTGTGAATGCATGAGGGAGAGAAATAGTTGTTTGAGCTTGGAATGATTAGGTTCAGATGGATCGAGATAGGAAAGGACTCTGTAACCACCGGTTAGTTTCGTGGAGGGCATGTACGTACCAGTGAAAAGATCTTTCTTCTCAACCTTAGAGACATCGAAAAGGATCGAAAAGCTCTTGGAATCAAGAAGGATAACCACCTTAGAGTTTGATGAGATGAAGGGACCGGGTGGCATATTAGCTCGAAACACGGTGCATTGATATTTTTGCATTCGAGACAGAAAGTATTTTTATGTcttcacaaatcccaaatgaagttttcaaatcgttaacctaataatggttttggaaaacctaggtaaATAgacaatcgactctagtttgcaactaggacacatgagagtgttgggattaggtttctcaaatgctagagttctctcttatatattctttcaaatcagggttgcttacaatcaaagataagatagcttagtaacaaagcagctgatattcaccgttagatgaactcatgatttaagattcaagctaagtccgcttagaaaataagcaatcaatctccacctttagatggtattagcttgatacacaaaaatgaaatatacttatatttatatatggatgaaccgtacctaaacgtgtataaccgttggctcaaaaatagttaaccgaagttagccgcatgaacacttatagtttatccatattcatctaacacttctagatcaaatataatgatcaatcaatcatgatagataatcaaatgaatctaaatgtctttcaagagagtttttcaaatgttcatcatctcatagaaatatatatgaaccatttgaaacatattcggtttgCTTTGTAAttatacaaagtacttatacaagaaccaattcatgaacataatgccaccgtttgcaaaacaagttcacataccttatttcattaaagtttcagggactttagttcgcaaactgagttcacaaacgaacctgagttcataagTATGAATGTCATACTTACcggttttagaaaataaccaatgtgttcgcaaacagagtacgcgaactaCAATTCCGGACTTATCCTAGTCTTAGCCGCTCTCAAACAGAGTATGTGAACCACAGTTCCAGACTTAGCCTagtctagccgttcgcaaacagagtacgcgaaccacaACACCAGAGCTTTAGCAGTTGAACCCGTTCGCAAACACAGTTCGCAAACTAGAGTTCCGGACCAGAACTAGAATTCACAGTTaatatactaggtatgcataccgtgctaTATCCAGATATTGGTagtgttatagcatagctcggtcgacctcacatgcgtttctatctcaagcatgtttgtcaatgttagtgatcaaaactatgagtcttgatttctagcctacatagctaagtctcggactaggatagaagagtgtagttgagctcaaggacttcatggcgattcatcatacaacgacgaagatctactcaaggagacgtggaacttcatcaacaaaaagttatgtggagacttgaccttatctatcactcaaaagtctatctcttctatctcctacttcttatgagacaaaagtcgtatgctatatagactggatcatacacatttgatatttcgagccgagtatatctcgcctatctatatctcgaaatcatgtgttggtaaagcatttcgatttgatcaagtttatcttcacctagtgacgaaagtcatgaaaagtttcatttACTTTAAGAATTGCTCGGACGCgaaacggtttgtgaataacggctatataacgtcctctgagaatgtctcaatgattggaatgagagtttagattacataaccatgtattccttaatccgaagttttcgaactttgttgattgagagaaacatgaggaattgtctttgccaagtccTTGAACTCAGTTCACGAACTGACGGATGTTCTtgtaccaagaatttctgctgagattttccaaaaactcatttgcgtgtaagtccgcgaactcagttcgcgaacctagtccgcgagctggcgaaagtctctttgccgagattttatgctgagtttggaaaactccaccggttgtcttaagtccgcgaacttgtttgtgagcttaagaggttatgatctaaagatgtgcactgaacatgaaacttaaattactaaggaatgctttatgcaaaccgtggctataaagttcatgagccgattcaatcgaatcgaatcatgtttgtttcaattgtgtcttgtttagttacataagatctcatagcaattgaacaactctctaactagttcatttgagtcaattcaactagttatggtgaagaagaacaaggttaatatgaaatgctcatatggttaaccttttgggttactatgttgaaccaacatacacgtacacgtttgggcatggttttcacaaacccagtaaacgtctacccaagtgtgtgtgacaagctaagttttcgatctaacggttgagaaatatcagcttgaatctaaattaggttttcatctaacggtgaatatggattgctttgtaactaaggaaaaaccctgatttgaaaactatataaaggagacatctagcattgtgcaaaactaatccccacacatctgtgtgatattagtgcgctcgctagagtcgattctcctttaacctttggttttcttctctaaaaataggttaatgacttaaagacttcattgggattgtgaagccagaccgatactacttttatcgtagttgtgtgatatgatcttgcatcttctatcgtacgagtacaatctttgattgtcttgagatcgtgagagttctccgataggcaagataaagaagtcacaaacatcttcatctccctgtttgtgattcctcgatgtaGTTGCAgtaaatcccacaacacaccccttgtattatcatgactataatttctatatctaaacttatttgatatgaaaataaagataaaaataatgaaaatagaaaataagacacaagatttacgtggttcgatcaatatcatctacatccacggggttagcgatcttcactatgattgtttgtaattacatatggattacaattgagactccattaatgagtatttggagctctctttggggaagaagaaggagataatactacACAATAGAAAATCCTCTCATCATAATAATCCTCCCCTttctctctcctgcctttctctttatataggtattttacATAGTGGGTGACAACTCATGtgtagtggagtacagctcatattcccccattttcggatcccgtgctacgttctctcaggctctcattacaatttcgcaggctctgctacattctcgcaaactctctctataatttcgcaaactcttactgttgtgcgatatttggatcctacatcttgcctctttttccttgaatattgcttgaagagagctctttaaggaaaaatccactttgttgtagttgttggaggaacgagcgaaagaatattggtcttgaaaagtacgtacttgcctctattcttttatgAAGTTCCAGAGCATtgagaagtaaataagaagtatcaacccttgatgtatgcgaagtatgaagtatccttgaagaagtataagaagtatttaATCCTCTAAATATAAGAAGTAtttgtccttgaatgagaataataattaTTTCCTCTTGTTGGTTtgtcaaaagtgattgtagttgaagtggtaaaacggattcgtatcagacttgtgaagaaaacaatttttctagatttaaattaaacacgcaaataaataaaatagttcaaacctttagagaaaaacaccaagacttggattccaccattgatccattatttgataaattctaataattaatattcatgcaatttttcttttagagtgattctaatattatgccttttgtagatttttgaagtaataaacgtaaaaccaagcatgaaacatcaagagtcttaaactaagcatgctccatcaaaatgaatcacaattattcaataaaaatcaattttccaataaaaattccatgcaaataatcatgtaataatattgcaaataaataataaagttagaattataccataaataaggaccaatggcttcctccgtcgccttggctaaggggtttagctcctcatcccaaaaacacactcacaagataaattcatggctaaaataggtgtttttattgatgtataagatgaaacaggaaattgtaacgctgtgaaagtgttacagcgtcaccgttacaaaggggtcactgttacaaaagagtatggtaatttaagactgctgtaaacgataactatctactgctgtgaaacaacaacagtggtatcgaaaataagtctgctgaagaacgacggactttgcgagtctgttcttcgtgttcttcagaagctttaatggcagcagcagcgctgtctcctctataattgcttctcctaggctctcatcgactctaaactctctcctaaggttttccaaaattttctttgatgtaaaccaacacttatatagcccaacagatccataaatctcgactaaatatgcgattattctttttcttcttctcatgcagttgaaacgataatcgcttctgttgagctttttcacgtgttgttggctataaaatagctacaaaactcttccataatcttgaataggaccatgtacatgttaatccagcgtcaaagtcctccagaaatctctcaaaaatattctaaaaacccaacagagaacacgtctctctgttggaaactttgaaaccctctctcggccattccagcccaattggttggttccaatcgattgtactaggcctgtttagtccatccaagtccagcccaactgatttcggcgattgaatctcgttaaaactccatcaaaattcgattatcaatctgccagtgaacttcccgccaattttccaattcaaacgtgaagaaggtgggtgcccttatcctgtgctgttctccctttagcagcttcctggaaataggtcaccccttagtaattaggttaccccttatccaaaatcgagggtccgtatagtgatttctctgggacattttccgcacttttttcggggttcctccgggatattcctggggtacttccTGTAaaattctggggcgcttccggcacgttatcaacggaggtccaaatgccgcatttttagccaatttcgccacaaagccttattcttccaaaaacacctacaaataaataaaataaccaaataagtacgatatcgagcattaacaatatatacaaatgagctatattagacacataaatgcgtctatcaaatacccccaaacttattatttgctagtcctcgagcaaatctaatctaaaataaaatgactacacttagcacgtgcagtaagccgttaaaccactaggtggccctagtggcggagtgttgtctccggagggtttaccagaggtgtacccacaaaaccttaatactccagagcttagctatctacgcagaaccttggaaggcactaaagaatctccttggttggcatacttattgactacaggaagaagtacctgatgcgaaattccaattgtgtacacgagtttgcactcaagcatactaaaattcatataaagtgacagagctctactcagatagttgcactatggacatcatattcggagtcaaactaatcacatggaagattaagaagatggatatagaaaaacatagatggttttgatgtttactaagtgaacgacgtttcccatatctgtctgaaggcctccgccaaaatgaacctatcctaatggattgagatactagtctgactaatatcaacacactggcatatacaagggtaccagtggtcgataacctaactctaggtcaacacaactggcatatacaagggtaccagtggtcgactttattgaatttattccttttggtcaaatggtctggtctcaattttttttttttttttttttttttttttttttctactttttttttttttttttcatctcttttttttttcaacttttttttttcatggtatctcaatcactctaattcaccctagcattggtaacaacttgaatcgtgggccccacctatcacttagagaaacatagtttaaaaacaaaataaaataaaagaagtgaaaaggactcaacgagatatggtgaaactatcatgttatttctaacacctgagctctgtgcttttatgaatagactcttagatgtttccatctaatcagattggttctcaaactcctacaaccaaaatgcttccatccacttagattagttagtgcaatcctcaataggcataatttctaagctctggagtttatttattgcaactaaaagccaaaaagtgtttcttccccacccccaaacttaaatctaacattgtcctcaatgtttctacttATGAAATTAAAGCAcatacaaggagaaaatgttaccactggagggaaaagaaataaggaaggatattaccgtatcacaagaacgcgggagcctcccagtaaatgctaaatttatagtcattagctagacatcaaatacctcaaaaagaattttcaccttccaaagtcgtataccaatagtcgaaacaattgtgggtccataagaccaaatagaactgccactaatAGGAGACAAATAGTCAAgaacagaaaaatgagcagaaagagcacaacctgatctaaagtttctcgcaagacaattggatttatctggagtgcccaattgggcttcatatgagtgtctcgggaaacatattcatccgaaaaacgggcctctaacatatggattttctcctggacagtatcaggaggatcgggttgtggagtctgaatagactcagggaatacctcactaggctcgagtcccaagttagggacttccaatggggatacttgactatcacaagaatcattactacctCCAAacatagggttttcactact encodes:
- the LOC113351996 gene encoding uncharacterized protein LOC113351996; the encoded protein is MAWVNWTKVSLLKKNSGLGIKNLRLTNKSILPKWSWRYATQRSTPWRNIAQQKGMVNKNIALPADNITVQGNILRRNITRMVPEIQRFVTFKINDGKNIIFWFDHWTDRGSIKDMFPVIFKACKHKQATISEMIRDGSWQGNFKANLNQNEQMEWDILLRDLGHVPTLVDEDDDVHFVENVCPKSCYNATIIIFCG